ATAAATAATGGTGTTATATATGAACCCCATCTTTTAAAAGAAGTACGGGATCCTATTTCTGGAGCAATTGTGAAAAAAGTACAACCGACTATTCTTCATAAAAGCGAGGAGATTAGCGAAGAAACATTTAAAACAACCCGGGAGTATATGCGTACCGTTGTTACTGAAGGAACAGCTCGTTTCCCTCTTAATATTAAGACAGTCCAGATTGCAGCTAAAACAGGAACCGCCGAAGTAGGCCTCGCGGATCGCTGGCATTCATGGCTTGTTGCCTATGGTCCGTATAATGCTACTAATCCGGAGGATCAGGTGGTGGTTGCTGTTATTGTAGAAGCATCAAATCCCTGGGAATGGTGGGCAACCTATGCTACAGGAATTATCTTTCAGGGAATATTTGCCAATCAAACCTACGAAGAAGCAGTGCAAGCTTTGGGATTCCAGCATATTACCACTATGAGAGAGCGAAGAGAATGAACGTAAAAAGACTTGGGGAGATGGATTTCCCCTTATTGCTCAGTGCTGTGGCCCTCATAATTCTTGGAGTTATGTTTGTTTTTTCTGCGGGAGTCACGTCGACGGGAGATATTGTTTCCACAGAATATATTCGTCAAATTATTTGGGCTGTTTTAAGTATTGTAGTGTGTCTTGTGTTATCCCTTGTAGACTATCGAAGAATTTATGACTTTGTAGAGTATATTTACTTTTTCTTTTTATTACTGATTCTATATACCGCTGTATTTGGGAAGGTTGTCAATGGGGCACGGGCGTGGCTTGGTATCGGGTCTTTTGGTATTCAACCTTCAGAGTTTATGAAAATTGCTACCATTCTCTATCTTGCCAAATATCTTGATTCCAGTGGGCGGGAAGCTGACGAAACCCATCGTTTTATAATTTCTGCTCTTATTATATTTGTTCCCGTGGCTATCATATTATTGCAGCCGGATCTAGGGACTGCTCTAGTTTTTATACCCATTTTTCTTTTTATGTCGTATATTGCAGGTATTCGTCTTACCTATATTTTATATGTTGCCTTTTTTATTGCAGGCACAGGTATCTTAACAGTTCTTCCTCTTTGGCAATCATATATATTAAAGAGTAGCTATCCTTTTATTAATGCCCTTTCTAATACAAAAGTTGATTTTCTGCTTATTGGCCTTTTTGCTATTATTTGTGTGCTATCAATCTTTGGGTACCTACGATATCGAAAACGGTATTTTTATTGGATTGCCTATATTTTCTCTGGGTTGGCCGGTTCATTTTTATTTTCATTTATAGCTCGCCATGTTTTAAAAGAATATCAGATTATGCGGCTTTTAGTCTTTCTTGATCCTTCTATCGATCCCCGTGGAGCAGGATGGAATATTATCCAATCGATTACTGCAATCGGATCTGGAGGAATTCTTGGGAAAGGGTTCCTACAAGGAACGCAAAGTCATTATCGATACCTTCCTCAGCAGAGCACGGATTTTATTTTTTCTATTTTTTCTGAAGAGATGGGATTCATTGGTGGTATAGTACTTTTCCTTTTATTTCTTGTTATTCTTATACGGTGTACTACTCTTATGAAAACCACTTCTGATCCCTTTGGTTCATATGTTGCAAGCGGAATATCTGCGGTTATTTTCTTTCATTTCGTTATCAATGTAGGAATGGCAATGGGAATTATGCCTATTACCGGTATCCCTCTTATTTTTCTTTCTTATGGTGGTTCTTCTCTTCTTGCCACTATGATAGGTATAGGTATTTTGCAGAGTATTTATATTCGTCGTTTTGAACATTAAGATTTATTGTATGCGTATACATCCTCTTTCTGATCTTGGTAGTGATTTATTGAATATTGAAAAACCAGGACGTTATGTCGGTGGTGAATTTGGCATATATCGAAAAGAAGACG
The window above is part of the Treponema sp. J25 genome. Proteins encoded here:
- the rodA gene encoding rod shape-determining protein RodA, yielding MNVKRLGEMDFPLLLSAVALIILGVMFVFSAGVTSTGDIVSTEYIRQIIWAVLSIVVCLVLSLVDYRRIYDFVEYIYFFFLLLILYTAVFGKVVNGARAWLGIGSFGIQPSEFMKIATILYLAKYLDSSGREADETHRFIISALIIFVPVAIILLQPDLGTALVFIPIFLFMSYIAGIRLTYILYVAFFIAGTGILTVLPLWQSYILKSSYPFINALSNTKVDFLLIGLFAIICVLSIFGYLRYRKRYFYWIAYIFSGLAGSFLFSFIARHVLKEYQIMRLLVFLDPSIDPRGAGWNIIQSITAIGSGGILGKGFLQGTQSHYRYLPQQSTDFIFSIFSEEMGFIGGIVLFLLFLVILIRCTTLMKTTSDPFGSYVASGISAVIFFHFVINVGMAMGIMPITGIPLIFLSYGGSSLLATMIGIGILQSIYIRRFEH